The Candidatus Methanoperedens sp. genome has a window encoding:
- a CDS encoding metallophosphoesterase has product MKLLALSDLHGDYSHVASILEKAGDIDAVLIAGDITDFGPDEKALEVLGMFKVPVLAVPGNCDKPSILKVLDKEKNTINLHNSSHTIGDLTFIGIGGSNPTPFNTPFELSEKKIGEYVGTLLGRSKGRLVLLSHAPPKNTTDKLPHGNVGSASLARYLGIFDLIVCGHIHEARGIVNANGTQVVNPGMASKGQGAVITIGEKIDIGFIDA; this is encoded by the coding sequence ATGAAACTGCTCGCTTTATCAGACCTTCACGGCGATTATTCGCACGTAGCATCTATTCTTGAGAAGGCAGGGGATATTGATGCTGTCCTGATAGCAGGCGATATAACCGATTTCGGACCTGATGAAAAGGCGCTTGAGGTACTGGGAATGTTCAAGGTTCCTGTTCTTGCAGTACCCGGAAATTGTGATAAGCCCTCAATACTGAAGGTCCTTGATAAGGAGAAAAATACCATTAATCTGCATAATTCATCTCATACAATTGGGGATTTGACATTTATCGGGATTGGCGGCTCAAACCCGACTCCTTTTAACACACCATTTGAATTATCAGAAAAAAAGATCGGTGAATATGTAGGAACATTATTGGGCAGATCAAAAGGAAGACTGGTTTTATTATCCCATGCCCCCCCGAAAAATACTACGGACAAATTACCTCATGGGAACGTCGGAAGTGCTTCACTTGCAAGATACCTGGGAATATTTGACCTGATCGTTTGCGGACATATCCATGAAGCGCGGGGAATTGTAAATGCTAATGGTACCCAGGTCGTAAATCCGGGGATGGCATCAAAGGGACAGGGGGCTGTGATTACGATAGGTGAAAAAATCGATATAGGATTTATTGATGCATAA